One genomic segment of Vicinamibacterales bacterium includes these proteins:
- a CDS encoding class I SAM-dependent rRNA methyltransferase, giving the protein MSTAVITRKGEDRARGGHPWIYRSDVADVEATAGDLVRVLGVHGRVVGHALFSDRSEITLRMVTLGPEPPAATFVRDRIAAAMRFRESLQPDATAYRLVHGEADRLPSLIVDRYGDYLVVQALSQGIDRRLPEIAAALGELAQPAGILARNDPRVRQLEGLEQKVEALAGEVPATIEIREGAVHYDVDPWHGQKTGLFLDQRENRDAALAYARGRLLDAFSYNGGFALALAPKCDTVLAVDISEEAVARIRANALRNRLAHVEARATNVFDELRELERIGARFDTIVLDPPAFAKNKASVPKALSGYKEINLRALKLLEPGGFLVTCSCSYNVSEGLFQEVVAAAAVDARAVVSIVEKRSQGRDHPILLSVPETHYLKCLILRKLA; this is encoded by the coding sequence GTGTCCACCGCCGTCATCACACGCAAGGGGGAAGACCGCGCGCGCGGCGGACACCCCTGGATCTATCGCAGCGACGTCGCCGACGTCGAGGCGACGGCGGGTGATCTGGTGCGGGTGCTGGGCGTACACGGGCGCGTGGTCGGCCACGCGCTCTTCAGCGACCGATCGGAGATCACCCTGCGGATGGTGACGCTCGGGCCGGAGCCGCCGGCGGCGACGTTCGTGCGCGATCGGATCGCGGCCGCGATGCGGTTCCGCGAGTCGCTCCAGCCCGACGCGACGGCGTATCGTCTCGTGCACGGCGAGGCGGATCGGCTGCCGTCGCTGATCGTCGATCGCTACGGCGACTACCTCGTGGTGCAGGCGTTGTCGCAGGGCATCGATCGCCGGCTTCCGGAGATCGCCGCCGCGCTCGGCGAGCTGGCGCAGCCGGCCGGCATCCTGGCGCGCAACGACCCGCGCGTGCGCCAGCTCGAAGGCCTGGAGCAGAAAGTCGAAGCGCTCGCCGGCGAGGTGCCGGCGACGATCGAGATTCGTGAGGGGGCGGTCCATTACGACGTCGACCCGTGGCACGGACAGAAGACGGGACTCTTCCTCGATCAACGTGAGAACCGCGACGCGGCGCTCGCCTACGCGCGAGGACGGCTGCTCGACGCCTTCAGCTACAACGGCGGCTTCGCGCTGGCGCTGGCGCCGAAGTGCGACACGGTGCTGGCGGTCGACATCTCCGAGGAGGCAGTGGCGCGCATTCGGGCCAATGCCTTGCGCAACCGCCTCGCGCACGTCGAGGCGCGCGCGACCAATGTCTTCGACGAGCTGCGCGAGCTGGAACGGATCGGCGCCCGCTTCGACACGATCGTCCTCGATCCGCCGGCGTTCGCCAAGAACAAGGCGTCGGTGCCGAAGGCGCTGTCGGGCTACAAGGAAATCAACCTGCGGGCGTTGAAGCTGCTCGAGCCGGGCGGCTTTCTCGTCACCTGCAGCTGTTCGTACAACGTCAGCGAGGGTCTGTTCCAGGAAGTGGTCGCCGCGGCGGCCGTCGACGCCCGCGCGGTGGTCTCGATCGTCGAGAAGCGCTCGCAGGGCCGCGATCACCCGATTCTGCTGAGCGTTCCGGAAACGCACTATCTGAAGTGCCTGATCCTGCGGAAGCTGGCCTGA
- the rpiB gene encoding ribose 5-phosphate isomerase B: protein MRIAIGADHAGFALKEHLLALIAGLGHDVDDRGTHNDTPIDYPPICADVARQVAVGVVDRGIVIGGSGQGEQMTANKVRGIRAALCNDLYTARLSRQHNDANVLAIGARIVGFGLAEEIVALWLATAFEGGRHQRRIDEVMEIERERQ from the coding sequence ATGCGCATCGCGATCGGCGCCGATCATGCAGGTTTCGCGCTCAAGGAGCACCTGCTGGCGCTGATCGCGGGGCTTGGCCACGACGTCGACGATCGCGGCACCCACAACGACACCCCGATCGACTATCCCCCCATCTGCGCCGACGTCGCCCGTCAGGTCGCGGTCGGTGTCGTCGATCGCGGCATCGTCATCGGCGGCAGCGGCCAGGGCGAGCAGATGACCGCCAACAAGGTGCGCGGCATCCGCGCCGCGCTCTGCAACGATCTCTACACCGCGCGGTTGTCACGGCAGCACAACGACGCCAACGTCCTCGCGATCGGCGCGCGCATCGTCGGGTTCGGGCTGGCCGAGGAGATCGTCGCGCTGTGGCTGGCGACCGCCTTCGAGGGCGGACGCCACCAGCGGCGGATCGATGAGGTCATGGAGATCGAGCGTGAGAGACAGTGA
- a CDS encoding ATP-dependent DNA helicase: MARVFAPGGPLASSLDAFEARPAQLEMAAAVADVFAGGGVLLAEAGTGTGKTLAYLVPAILSRQRVLVSTGTKNLQEQIYFKDLPVLQKTLGVPFTATYMKGRGNYLCLHRFDALADAWGIERHGGDARGGRQDESGEAGTAAERRLRAPVSDRGVIEAIDEWSRRTQTGDRAEMEDLPEDLPLWSEIAASAENCLGAECPQFDDCFVTRMRIRAAESDVVIVNHHLLCADAAVRQHAFGEVIPACRYAVVDEAHQLEDVATQYFGRMVSNFRVDDFARDVDRGLAARQIADLDTVETLRRDVEHVRDFARMFFGALQTLRFEQGAGGESRIRVKAAQLEPLLSDAVAVVDALEALAATIALAKDVPEDVLALQRRAEEIGADVRFLTQADDRGYVYYLDVRGRGVFLRGSPIDVSDIVREMLFDRMTAAVLTSATLSVDGRFDYVRGRLGIRRAHELRLHSEFDYREQTVLYLPKKMPDPRSPQFSEAASREVVEILRRTDGRAFVLFTSYNNLRQVHQFAAPRLPYPILIQGSAPRSTLLREFKSTPNAVLFATASFWQGVDVVGEALSCVIIDKLPFASPGDPITAARIEAINEAGGNAFADYQIPLAILALQQGLGRLIRHRSDRGVLAILDARLTTMAYGRRFLASLPPAPVTHDLATLDKFFDA, from the coding sequence GTGGCGCGGGTCTTCGCGCCCGGCGGGCCGCTCGCCTCCTCGCTCGACGCCTTCGAGGCACGGCCCGCGCAGCTCGAGATGGCAGCGGCGGTCGCCGACGTGTTCGCCGGCGGTGGTGTCCTCCTCGCCGAAGCCGGTACGGGCACGGGCAAGACGCTGGCGTATCTCGTCCCCGCGATCCTCAGCCGGCAGCGAGTACTCGTGTCCACCGGCACCAAGAATCTGCAGGAGCAGATCTACTTCAAGGATCTGCCGGTGCTGCAGAAGACGCTCGGCGTGCCGTTCACCGCGACCTACATGAAGGGACGCGGCAACTACCTCTGCCTGCACCGATTCGACGCGCTCGCGGACGCGTGGGGCATCGAACGCCACGGGGGCGACGCCCGTGGGGGACGCCAGGACGAGTCGGGCGAGGCAGGCACCGCCGCCGAGCGGCGGCTGCGAGCGCCGGTCAGCGACAGGGGGGTTATCGAGGCCATCGACGAGTGGTCGCGCCGGACCCAGACGGGCGATCGCGCCGAGATGGAGGACCTGCCCGAGGACCTGCCGTTGTGGTCCGAGATCGCCGCGTCGGCCGAGAACTGTCTCGGCGCCGAGTGCCCGCAATTCGACGACTGCTTCGTGACCAGGATGCGGATCCGCGCCGCCGAGTCCGACGTCGTCATCGTCAACCATCACCTGCTGTGCGCCGATGCGGCGGTTCGGCAGCACGCGTTCGGCGAGGTGATCCCCGCGTGCCGGTATGCGGTGGTCGACGAGGCGCACCAGCTCGAGGACGTGGCGACGCAGTACTTCGGGCGGATGGTGAGCAACTTCCGCGTCGACGACTTCGCGCGCGACGTCGACCGCGGACTGGCCGCGCGGCAGATCGCCGACCTCGACACCGTCGAAACGCTGCGCCGCGACGTCGAGCACGTGCGCGACTTCGCGCGGATGTTCTTCGGCGCGCTCCAGACGCTGCGCTTCGAGCAGGGCGCCGGCGGGGAGTCGCGCATCCGGGTGAAGGCGGCGCAGCTCGAGCCGCTGCTCTCCGACGCCGTCGCCGTCGTCGACGCGCTCGAGGCGCTGGCGGCGACGATCGCGCTCGCCAAGGACGTCCCCGAAGACGTGCTGGCGCTGCAGCGGCGCGCCGAGGAGATCGGCGCGGACGTCCGGTTCCTGACGCAGGCCGACGATCGCGGCTACGTCTACTACCTCGACGTGCGCGGGCGCGGCGTGTTCCTGCGCGGCTCGCCGATCGACGTCTCGGACATCGTGCGCGAGATGCTGTTCGATCGCATGACCGCCGCGGTGCTGACCTCGGCGACGCTGAGCGTCGACGGCCGCTTCGACTACGTCCGCGGGCGGCTCGGAATCCGCCGCGCGCACGAGCTGCGGCTACACTCGGAATTCGACTACCGCGAGCAGACGGTCCTCTACCTGCCCAAGAAGATGCCCGACCCGAGGTCGCCGCAGTTCTCGGAGGCGGCCTCGCGCGAAGTGGTGGAGATCCTGCGGCGCACCGACGGCCGAGCCTTCGTGCTGTTCACGAGCTACAACAACCTGCGCCAGGTGCACCAGTTCGCGGCCCCGCGCCTCCCCTATCCGATCTTGATCCAGGGCAGCGCGCCGCGCTCGACGCTGCTGCGCGAGTTCAAGTCGACCCCCAACGCGGTGCTCTTCGCCACCGCCAGCTTCTGGCAGGGCGTCGACGTGGTCGGCGAGGCGCTGAGCTGCGTGATCATCGACAAGCTGCCATTCGCCTCACCGGGCGATCCGATTACCGCCGCGCGGATCGAGGCGATCAACGAGGCCGGCGGCAACGCCTTCGCGGACTATCAGATTCCGCTGGCCATCCTGGCGCTCCAGCAGGGACTCGGCCGGCTGATCCGCCATCGCAGCGACCGGGGCGTGCTGGCCATCCTGGACGCCCGGCTGACCACGATGGCCTACGGGCGGCGTTTTCTGGCCTCGCTGCCGCCCGCCCCCGTAACGCACGACCTCGCAACGCTCGATAAGTTCTTCGATGCCTGA
- a CDS encoding Dam family site-specific DNA-(adenine-N6)-methyltransferase: MPDVRTRLRPLLKWAGGKRQLLPELRPFYPARFPRYLEPFLGSGAVFLDLHNLGLLDGREVWLSDINADVVGCYLAVRGHVEAVIGALRRHERDYRTGGGAHFYKVRDDEFNPARRDVHASADPAAAYTADLSAMLIFLNRTGFNGLFRLNGKGAFNVPHGRNANPRICDEDNLRAWSALLRRRGLHLEACGFESALTRAGRNDFVYLDPPYAPLSATARFTSYTAGGFGADEQKRLQREVLRLTARGASVLLSNSAAPQIRALYARDRRALKAGLQASTVAARRAINSRASSRGPIREYLITNVKPSL, translated from the coding sequence ATGCCTGACGTGCGTACGCGGCTGCGGCCCCTCCTGAAGTGGGCCGGCGGCAAGCGGCAACTCCTTCCCGAGCTCCGCCCCTTCTACCCGGCCCGGTTCCCGCGCTATCTGGAGCCGTTCCTCGGCAGCGGCGCGGTGTTCCTCGACCTCCACAACCTGGGACTGCTCGACGGACGCGAGGTGTGGCTGTCGGACATCAACGCCGACGTCGTCGGCTGCTATCTGGCGGTCCGCGGCCACGTGGAAGCGGTGATCGGAGCGCTGCGCCGCCACGAACGCGACTACCGGACCGGGGGCGGCGCGCATTTTTACAAGGTGCGCGACGACGAGTTCAACCCGGCGCGCCGCGACGTGCACGCGTCGGCGGATCCGGCGGCCGCCTATACGGCCGACCTGTCGGCGATGCTGATTTTCCTGAACCGCACCGGATTCAACGGCCTGTTCCGCTTGAACGGCAAGGGGGCCTTCAACGTCCCGCACGGCCGCAACGCCAATCCGCGGATCTGCGACGAAGACAACCTGCGGGCCTGGAGCGCGCTGCTGCGCCGCCGCGGCCTCCACCTCGAGGCCTGCGGGTTCGAATCGGCGCTGACGCGCGCCGGCCGCAATGATTTCGTCTACCTCGACCCGCCGTACGCGCCGCTGAGCGCCACGGCGCGGTTCACGTCCTACACGGCCGGCGGGTTCGGCGCCGACGAGCAGAAACGCCTGCAGCGGGAGGTGCTCCGCCTGACCGCCCGTGGCGCGTCCGTCCTGCTCAGCAACTCCGCCGCCCCGCAGATTCGCGCCTTGTATGCGCGCGACCGACGGGCGCTCAAGGCCGGGCTGCAGGCGAGTACCGTCGCGGCGCGGCGTGCCATCAACTCGCGAGCGTCCAGCCGCGGGCCCATCCGCGAATATCTCATCACCAACGTCAAGCCCTCACTGTGA
- the glyA gene encoding serine hydroxymethyltransferase, whose amino-acid sequence MAHTTDTPSRWRTLAATDPEIDKAIHDERHRQNSGLELIASENFVSQAVLQAAGSVMTNKYAEGYPGRRYYGGCEFVDVAETLAIARARELFGAEHANVQPHSGAQANMAVYFTLLKPGDTVLGMNLAHGGHLTHGHPLNFSGKLYTIVPYGVRQDDERIDYDELERLAHEHKPRMIMVGASAYPRVIDFARIGAVGTAIGAAVVTDMAHIAGLVAAGIHPSPVPHADFVTTTTHKTLRGPRGGMVLCRGQYAKDLDRTVFPGIQGGPLMHVIAAKAVCFKEALEPGFKDYQRQIVANAVRLAAGLGAAGFRLVSGGTDNHLMLVDVFSKGLTGKLAEAALGKAGITVNKNAIPFDRNPPMVASGIRVGTPAITSRGMREPEMDRVAEFIARALASPEDDLALARVKVEVEALCRKFPLYPEG is encoded by the coding sequence ATGGCACACACGACCGACACTCCGTCCCGCTGGCGTACGCTGGCCGCCACCGATCCCGAGATCGACAAGGCCATTCACGACGAGCGGCACCGGCAGAACAGCGGCCTCGAGCTGATCGCGTCGGAGAACTTCGTCAGCCAGGCCGTGCTGCAGGCGGCCGGCTCGGTGATGACCAACAAATATGCCGAGGGCTACCCCGGCAGGCGCTACTACGGAGGCTGCGAATTCGTCGACGTCGCCGAGACGCTGGCGATCGCCCGCGCCAGGGAGCTGTTCGGCGCCGAGCACGCCAACGTGCAGCCGCATTCCGGCGCGCAGGCCAACATGGCCGTCTACTTCACGCTGCTCAAGCCGGGCGACACGGTGCTCGGCATGAACCTCGCGCACGGCGGCCACCTGACGCACGGGCACCCGCTCAACTTCTCCGGCAAGCTCTACACCATCGTCCCCTACGGCGTGCGGCAGGACGACGAGCGGATCGACTACGACGAGCTCGAGCGGCTCGCGCACGAGCACAAGCCGCGGATGATCATGGTCGGCGCCAGCGCCTATCCGCGGGTCATCGACTTCGCGCGGATCGGCGCGGTCGGCACCGCGATCGGCGCGGCGGTCGTCACCGACATGGCGCACATCGCCGGCCTGGTCGCCGCCGGCATCCACCCGAGCCCGGTGCCGCACGCCGATTTCGTGACCACGACGACGCACAAGACGCTGCGCGGACCGCGCGGCGGCATGGTCCTCTGCCGGGGGCAGTACGCCAAGGATCTCGATCGCACGGTATTCCCCGGCATCCAGGGGGGGCCGCTGATGCACGTCATCGCCGCCAAGGCGGTGTGCTTCAAGGAAGCGCTCGAGCCCGGCTTCAAGGACTATCAGCGGCAGATCGTCGCCAACGCGGTGCGCCTCGCCGCCGGACTCGGCGCCGCCGGCTTCCGTCTCGTCAGCGGCGGCACCGACAACCACCTGATGCTCGTCGACGTGTTCTCGAAGGGGCTGACCGGCAAGCTGGCGGAGGCGGCGCTCGGCAAGGCCGGCATCACCGTCAACAAGAACGCCATCCCCTTCGACCGCAACCCGCCGATGGTGGCGAGCGGCATCCGGGTCGGCACGCCCGCGATCACCAGCCGGGGCATGCGCGAGCCCGAGATGGATCGCGTCGCGGAGTTCATTGCCCGGGCGCTGGCGTCGCCAGAAGACGATCTGGCGCTGGCCCGCGTCAAGGTGGAAGTCGAGGCCCTGTGCCGGAAGTTCCCGCTCTACCCGGAGGGTTAG